Proteins found in one Terribacillus sp. DMT04 genomic segment:
- the ytkD gene encoding RNA deprotection pyrophosphohydrolase, whose protein sequence is MITFRDYYNNEVKMSFADHPFSDHPKHVWVICRYGSKWLLTRHKDRGLEFPGGKVEKGETAEHAAMREVMEETGGVVQQLKYVGQYFVAGKAGHIVKNVYYAIISEMKKKSNYLETYGPVLVDRFPSHLAQQADYSFMMKDKVLPSALHHINNLEKSM, encoded by the coding sequence ATGATTACATTCAGAGATTACTACAATAATGAAGTGAAGATGTCTTTCGCCGACCATCCATTTTCTGATCACCCTAAACATGTTTGGGTCATATGCCGGTATGGCAGTAAGTGGCTGTTAACGCGGCATAAAGATCGGGGATTGGAATTCCCGGGCGGTAAAGTAGAAAAAGGCGAGACCGCAGAACATGCGGCAATGCGGGAAGTAATGGAGGAGACAGGCGGTGTTGTACAGCAGCTTAAATATGTTGGCCAATACTTTGTAGCCGGCAAGGCAGGTCATATTGTGAAAAATGTCTATTACGCCATTATTTCGGAGATGAAAAAGAAGTCTAACTATCTGGAAACATATGGTCCGGTGCTTGTTGATCGGTTTCCTTCCCATTTGGCGCAGCAGGCTGATTACAGTTTCATGATGAAAGATAAAGTATTGCCAAGTGCACTGCACCACATAAATAACTTAGAGAAATCCATGTAA
- a CDS encoding DUF6612 family protein, translated as MKRKKHAGLFILAAALFLTGCGAEGASSSSEEEKEKTPTAEEILSKSYEANEELNSFDMSMTTNATIMMDGLEQTTESNYSGSIMQDPFEFKLKMEVMGEELETYLKDDMIYMYEPTTDMWLKMDSASQSTIPDTSEATQNPTDRLKEIQELSDSIEVSETDSAYVLDVAIAEDKMMEVMEQELGTSMAEVRGVEDVTFDAFDYTITIDKQTNYMTNTKFDIAGSMTESGSETHFDGVLNMDMSNFNGFETIELPSKAETAIDLSAETAPSEPETTITY; from the coding sequence ATGAAAAGAAAAAAGCATGCAGGATTGTTTATACTTGCGGCAGCATTATTTTTGACAGGCTGCGGGGCAGAAGGAGCCTCCTCATCAAGTGAGGAAGAAAAAGAAAAAACACCTACAGCAGAAGAAATTCTTAGCAAAAGTTACGAAGCAAATGAAGAACTGAATAGTTTTGATATGAGCATGACTACAAACGCAACTATTATGATGGATGGATTAGAACAGACTACCGAATCAAACTATAGCGGATCCATTATGCAGGATCCATTTGAGTTTAAACTGAAGATGGAAGTTATGGGAGAAGAGCTGGAAACGTATTTAAAGGATGATATGATTTATATGTATGAACCGACCACAGATATGTGGCTGAAGATGGACAGTGCTTCGCAATCAACTATTCCTGATACAAGTGAAGCGACACAAAATCCTACTGACAGACTCAAAGAGATTCAAGAACTGTCTGACAGCATTGAAGTCTCCGAGACAGATTCAGCGTACGTGCTGGATGTAGCCATTGCTGAGGACAAAATGATGGAAGTCATGGAACAAGAATTAGGTACTTCTATGGCGGAAGTGCGCGGTGTAGAAGACGTCACGTTTGATGCGTTTGATTACACAATTACGATAGATAAGCAGACAAATTATATGACAAATACAAAATTCGATATAGCAGGCAGCATGACAGAATCTGGTTCAGAAACACATTTCGACGGCGTTCTCAATATGGATATGTCTAACTTTAACGGTTTTGAGACAATCGAGCTTCCTTCAAAAGCGGAAACCGCTATAGATCTTTCGGCGGAAACTGCGCCAAGTGAACCAGAGACAACGATAACGTATTAA
- a CDS encoding SurA N-terminal domain-containing protein — MKRLTTLCLMLVLALVLAACGNDEDKSDNSSSADTEEAQKQQEEAQKQMEEMQKKLEKQQVDADKTVATVNETEIKGEEYNALLAQAQQQSQTSGADPTTDDAAKELKDQVLKSLVGNELLLQAATNNDYEVSDKEVNEELQSAKDQLGSEDKFAEALKATGSTEEEYKQQLKEGLLVTKYVENELSPKEVTEDDMKSYYEKMEQQAKESKQEDSLPKYEEVKEQLKTVMEQQNLQTVMLDKVDELEKDADVEYKI; from the coding sequence ATGAAACGATTAACGACCCTATGCTTGATGCTGGTGCTTGCATTAGTATTAGCCGCATGCGGGAATGATGAGGATAAATCCGATAATTCATCCAGCGCCGACACAGAGGAAGCGCAGAAACAGCAAGAAGAAGCACAAAAGCAAATGGAAGAAATGCAGAAGAAACTTGAGAAACAGCAAGTAGATGCGGATAAAACAGTTGCTACCGTCAATGAAACAGAGATTAAAGGCGAAGAATATAATGCCCTTCTAGCTCAAGCTCAACAGCAATCGCAAACTAGCGGCGCTGATCCGACGACGGATGATGCTGCCAAGGAACTGAAAGATCAAGTGCTAAAGAGCCTAGTTGGCAATGAATTACTGCTTCAAGCCGCGACAAATAATGATTATGAAGTATCCGATAAAGAAGTAAACGAAGAATTGCAATCAGCAAAAGACCAGCTTGGAAGTGAAGATAAATTTGCAGAAGCGTTAAAAGCGACAGGCTCAACGGAGGAAGAATACAAGCAGCAATTAAAAGAAGGTTTGCTTGTAACGAAGTACGTTGAAAACGAACTGTCACCGAAAGAAGTAACAGAAGACGATATGAAGAGTTATTATGAAAAAATGGAGCAGCAAGCAAAAGAAAGTAAGCAAGAAGACAGCTTGCCGAAATATGAGGAAGTAAAAGAGCAGCTTAAAACAGTAATGGAACAGCAGAATCTGCAGACCGTTATGCTTGATAAGGTGGACGAGCTGGAGAAGGATGCAGACGTAGAATATAAGATTTAA
- the pckA gene encoding phosphoenolpyruvate carboxykinase (ATP), whose amino-acid sequence MRMMHAAAALEELRNQPNVKRNLSVAQLTEAALSRHEARLTETGALRAATGKYTGRSPKDKFIVQDELSENKVDWGKVNQPISEEIFEHLLDKAVNYLQAQEEVFSFQGFAGADERYHLPIQVINEYAWHNLFAHQLFIRPSDEELAAHKPAFTVISAPGVKADPAVDGTNSEAFVVVSFKQRVIVIGGTEYAGEMKKSIFSVMNFLLPQQEVMPMHCSANVGADGDTALFFGLSGTGKTTLSADSNRPLIGDDEHGWSPDGVFNIEGGCYAKCINLSAEKEPEIHGAIKFGTILENVTVNENGVCDYDDGSVTENTRAAYPIDYIEGSLPKSKAGQPKTIVFLTADATGVLPPISKLTTEQAMYHFLSGYTSKLAGTERGVTEPEATFSTCFGAPFLPLAPAVYAEMLGDKISTHHAEVYLVNTGWTGGDYHTGARMKLTYTRRMVQAALSGELKDIRTAEDEIFGLHVPVSCPDVPTALLMPENAWENKTAYKEKAQELATKFHRNFEKFDFIDEAIRQAGPLYK is encoded by the coding sequence ATGCGAATGATGCATGCAGCAGCAGCTTTAGAGGAATTACGCAATCAGCCAAATGTAAAAAGAAACTTATCTGTGGCACAGCTGACAGAGGCGGCACTATCCCGTCATGAAGCGCGTCTGACAGAAACAGGCGCCTTGCGAGCAGCTACCGGAAAGTATACTGGACGCTCACCTAAGGATAAATTTATCGTACAAGACGAACTCTCCGAAAATAAAGTAGACTGGGGTAAAGTGAACCAGCCCATCAGCGAAGAAATATTTGAGCATTTATTAGATAAGGCTGTGAATTACTTACAGGCTCAAGAAGAAGTTTTCTCCTTCCAGGGTTTTGCTGGAGCGGATGAACGTTATCATTTACCAATTCAAGTAATCAATGAGTACGCGTGGCACAATTTATTTGCTCATCAGCTGTTCATCCGGCCATCTGATGAAGAGCTGGCAGCACATAAACCTGCTTTCACTGTTATTTCGGCACCTGGTGTGAAAGCAGATCCAGCTGTTGATGGCACAAACTCGGAAGCATTTGTCGTTGTATCATTCAAACAGCGTGTTATCGTTATCGGCGGAACAGAATATGCCGGTGAAATGAAGAAATCCATCTTCTCTGTTATGAATTTCTTACTGCCGCAGCAGGAAGTCATGCCCATGCATTGCTCTGCCAATGTCGGAGCAGACGGAGATACAGCTTTATTCTTCGGTTTATCAGGCACAGGCAAGACAACACTTTCTGCAGATTCCAATCGCCCTTTGATTGGAGATGATGAACATGGGTGGTCTCCGGACGGCGTCTTCAACATAGAAGGCGGATGCTATGCTAAGTGCATTAACTTATCTGCTGAGAAAGAACCGGAAATCCACGGAGCAATCAAATTCGGCACTATCCTTGAAAACGTCACGGTAAATGAGAATGGCGTATGTGACTATGATGATGGGTCGGTAACTGAAAACACCCGTGCCGCTTATCCGATTGATTATATAGAAGGAAGCCTTCCAAAAAGCAAGGCTGGTCAACCGAAGACAATCGTTTTTCTGACTGCTGATGCTACCGGAGTACTTCCCCCTATCAGCAAACTGACGACCGAACAAGCAATGTATCATTTCTTAAGTGGGTATACGAGTAAGCTTGCCGGCACAGAGCGAGGTGTTACTGAACCAGAAGCAACGTTCTCTACTTGTTTTGGCGCTCCATTCCTTCCGCTTGCACCCGCTGTTTATGCAGAGATGCTAGGCGATAAGATCAGCACACACCATGCAGAGGTGTATCTCGTGAATACAGGTTGGACTGGCGGCGACTATCACACAGGCGCGAGAATGAAACTTACGTATACGAGAAGAATGGTGCAAGCGGCACTGTCAGGAGAGCTGAAAGATATCCGTACAGCCGAGGACGAGATTTTCGGCTTGCATGTTCCAGTTTCTTGCCCAGACGTACCGACTGCCCTCTTAATGCCTGAAAATGCATGGGAGAATAAAACTGCTTACAAAGAAAAAGCACAGGAACTAGCAACGAAGTTTCATCGTAATTTTGAGAAATTCGATTTTATTGATGAGGCCATTCGCCAAGCAGGTCCGTTATATAAATAA
- the menH gene encoding 2-succinyl-6-hydroxy-2,4-cyclohexadiene-1-carboxylate synthase, which translates to MLDFHYVETGSKQASSTLLLFHGFTGTNQTWVPFLESWSAAHRVIAIDMPGHGKTESSDTITMESFTDAVAAFLDKHAINEVKLLGYSMGGRAALSFACRYPEKVNGLLLESASPGLKTEEGRRARQQQDERLAQRLETGGLEEFVGFWEKIPLFETQKSLPISIQKQIRQERLSQQASGLAASLRTMGTGKQTSNWDKLSLLDRPVVLVAGAMDHKFVGINQEMEKQLPNASLHIAAAAGHSVHVEQPRIFDKIVRRYLLHDEADIMEES; encoded by the coding sequence ATGCTTGATTTTCATTATGTGGAAACTGGCAGTAAACAAGCAAGCTCGACACTGCTGCTGTTTCACGGTTTCACAGGTACAAACCAGACATGGGTGCCTTTTCTTGAATCATGGAGTGCGGCGCATCGAGTGATTGCAATTGATATGCCAGGGCATGGTAAAACAGAGAGCTCTGATACAATCACGATGGAAAGCTTTACAGATGCTGTTGCGGCGTTTCTGGACAAGCATGCTATAAATGAAGTAAAGCTATTAGGCTACTCGATGGGCGGCCGGGCAGCTCTTTCGTTTGCTTGCCGTTATCCAGAAAAAGTGAATGGCCTCCTGTTAGAGAGTGCTTCTCCAGGTTTGAAGACAGAGGAAGGCAGACGTGCCAGGCAGCAGCAGGATGAGCGGCTGGCACAGCGTTTGGAAACAGGGGGGCTGGAGGAGTTTGTCGGCTTCTGGGAAAAAATTCCGCTGTTTGAAACGCAAAAAAGTTTGCCAATATCCATTCAGAAACAAATTAGGCAGGAGAGGCTTTCGCAGCAGGCAAGCGGCCTGGCTGCATCGCTTCGGACGATGGGAACTGGCAAGCAAACTTCGAATTGGGACAAGCTTTCCCTTTTGGATAGACCAGTTGTGCTGGTCGCTGGTGCAATGGATCACAAGTTCGTCGGCATCAATCAGGAGATGGAGAAACAGCTGCCAAACGCATCTTTACATATCGCTGCAGCAGCTGGTCACAGCGTCCATGTTGAACAACCGCGAATTTTTGATAAAATAGTAAGAAGATACTTGCTTCATGATGAAGCAGACATAATGGAGGAATCATAA
- a CDS encoding o-succinylbenzoate--CoA ligase, translated as MSDKIPHWLQKQAELNPNRLAAETPEGRKLTFRQLHGAADNAAGRLATLGITKDSRVAVLSPNSVEMIVLIHALSYIGATLILLNTRLTTSEWAYQLQDSEADVLLAAAAYEQAAGETGAAVYTMENLEQQAVSPYTRCTELSLDNVFSIIYTSGTTGNPKGVEHTYGNHWWSAIGSALNLGLSQHDKWLSPLPMFHVGGLSTIFKSAIYGMPLYVTKSFDEQTVQTAILQHGVTIVSVVTVMLQRLLRLQEQDGVTYPETFRCMLLGGGPAPLHLLEEAKTRAIPVFQSYGMTETASQIVTLSPEDSIRKLGSAGKALVPAQLRIMGTSGLAQPEEAGEIQVKGPMITKGYYRNANATLSAFQEGWLATGDIGYTDGDGYLYVLDRRKDLIISGGENVYPAEVENVLSSHPSIQEAAVVGKADARWGMVPAAFLVKQQEVSIEELQAYCEERLARYKIPKNWQWVGELPRNASNKLMRYKLQALLEEDSESCR; from the coding sequence ATGTCAGATAAGATACCGCATTGGCTGCAAAAGCAGGCAGAACTTAATCCTAACCGTTTGGCAGCTGAGACACCAGAAGGAAGGAAGCTGACCTTTCGCCAGCTGCATGGAGCGGCGGATAATGCTGCAGGACGTCTCGCTACTCTCGGTATTACAAAAGATTCGCGAGTTGCTGTGCTGTCGCCAAACAGCGTAGAAATGATTGTGCTTATTCATGCGTTAAGCTATATCGGTGCAACGCTTATTTTGCTGAATACAAGACTGACTACTTCGGAATGGGCGTACCAGCTGCAAGATAGTGAGGCAGATGTGTTGCTTGCCGCTGCAGCTTATGAGCAAGCGGCTGGGGAGACGGGCGCTGCTGTGTACACAATGGAGAACTTGGAGCAGCAAGCAGTATCTCCCTATACTCGCTGCACAGAGCTTTCGCTCGATAACGTGTTCAGCATCATTTATACGTCCGGCACAACAGGCAATCCGAAAGGGGTAGAGCATACTTACGGCAATCATTGGTGGAGCGCAATTGGATCGGCACTGAATCTGGGACTTTCTCAACATGATAAGTGGCTGTCACCGCTGCCAATGTTTCATGTAGGCGGCTTATCTACTATCTTTAAAAGTGCAATTTATGGAATGCCGTTGTATGTGACAAAAAGCTTTGATGAGCAAACTGTTCAAACAGCGATTCTGCAGCATGGCGTTACAATTGTATCAGTGGTGACAGTCATGCTGCAGCGTTTGCTGCGACTGCAAGAGCAAGACGGTGTCACGTATCCGGAGACGTTTCGCTGTATGCTGCTCGGAGGGGGACCTGCCCCGCTTCATCTGCTTGAAGAAGCAAAAACGCGCGCCATCCCTGTGTTCCAATCCTATGGCATGACAGAAACTGCATCGCAAATTGTTACACTAAGCCCAGAAGATAGTATCCGGAAACTCGGATCGGCTGGCAAGGCACTCGTCCCGGCGCAGTTGCGGATTATGGGGACGTCTGGTCTCGCGCAACCAGAGGAAGCAGGGGAAATTCAAGTGAAAGGCCCGATGATTACAAAAGGCTATTACCGCAATGCAAACGCTACGCTATCGGCATTTCAGGAAGGATGGCTTGCGACAGGTGATATTGGCTATACCGATGGAGATGGCTATTTGTACGTTTTGGATCGCAGAAAAGATTTAATTATCTCTGGCGGTGAGAATGTGTACCCGGCCGAGGTGGAGAATGTTCTTTCCAGTCATCCAAGCATTCAGGAAGCCGCTGTTGTTGGGAAAGCAGATGCACGCTGGGGGATGGTGCCAGCCGCTTTTCTTGTAAAACAGCAAGAAGTAAGTATAGAAGAACTGCAAGCATACTGTGAAGAAAGACTGGCGCGTTATAAGATTCCAAAGAACTGGCAATGGGTAGGAGAGCTGCCGCGAAATGCCAGCAATAAGCTGATGCGATATAAGCTGCAAGCGTTATTGGAAGAGGACAGTGAATCATGCAGATAA
- the menB gene encoding 1,4-dihydroxy-2-naphthoyl-CoA synthase, whose translation MTITWEATRTYDDILYEEYNQIAKISINRPEVRNAFRPHTVNELIDAFTYARDDSNIGVIVLAGVGEKAFCSGGDQKVRGHGGYVGEDQVPRLNVLDLQRLIRVIPKPVVAEVSGYAIGGGHVLHVVCDLTIAADNAIFGQTGPRVGSFDAGYGAGLLARNIGQKKAREIWFLCRQYNAQEALDMGLVNTVVPLDQLEAETVKWCEEMLSMSPTALRFLKASLNADTDGLAGLQQMGGDATLLYYTTDEAKEGRDAFKEKRTPDFKKFPRFP comes from the coding sequence ATGACAATTACATGGGAAGCTACCCGTACGTATGATGATATTTTATACGAAGAGTACAACCAAATCGCAAAAATCTCAATTAATCGCCCGGAAGTACGCAACGCGTTTCGTCCGCATACGGTAAATGAATTGATCGATGCGTTTACATACGCACGTGACGACTCAAACATCGGCGTTATCGTTTTAGCAGGTGTTGGCGAAAAAGCATTCTGCTCCGGCGGTGACCAGAAAGTTCGCGGTCATGGCGGCTATGTTGGAGAAGACCAAGTGCCGCGCTTGAACGTACTAGATTTACAGCGCTTAATTCGTGTTATTCCTAAACCAGTCGTAGCGGAAGTTTCCGGTTATGCAATTGGCGGCGGTCATGTACTGCATGTAGTATGTGACTTGACAATTGCTGCAGACAACGCAATCTTCGGACAAACTGGTCCTCGTGTCGGCAGCTTTGATGCAGGATACGGTGCTGGTCTGCTTGCGCGCAATATTGGTCAAAAGAAAGCCCGCGAAATTTGGTTCCTATGCCGTCAGTACAATGCACAAGAAGCATTGGATATGGGCTTAGTTAATACCGTTGTGCCTTTGGATCAGCTGGAAGCAGAAACGGTTAAATGGTGTGAAGAGATGCTATCTATGTCTCCAACAGCATTGCGTTTCTTGAAAGCTTCTCTCAATGCAGATACAGATGGACTTGCTGGTTTGCAGCAAATGGGGGGAGATGCAACATTGCTTTATTACACAACAGATGAAGCGAAAGAAGGCCGCGACGCGTTTAAAGAGAAACGTACGCCTGACTTCAAAAAATTCCCGCGTTTCCCTTAA
- the metK gene encoding methionine adenosyltransferase, producing MTANRRLFTSESVTEGHPDKICDQISDAILDEILSKDPNARVACETTVTTGLVLVAGEITTSAYVDIQSIVRNTIKEIGYTRAKYGFDADTCAVLTAIDEQSPDIAGGVNQALEAREGHMSDEEIDAIGAGDQGLMFGYASNETPEFMPLPISLAHRLSKQLAKVRKDEVVDYLRPDGKTQVTVEYDENNQPVRIDTIVISTQHHPEAEQAQIHADLKELVIKPVVPAELLDEDTKYIINPTGRFVIGGPQGDAGLTGRKIIVDTYGGYARHGGGAFSGKDATKVDRSGAYAARYVAKNIVAAGLADKCEVQLAYAIGVAEPVSISIDTFGTGKQTQEALVNAVRDLFDLRPAGIIKMLNLRQPIYKDTAAYGHFGRTDKNFPWEQTDRAAQLKSYTFA from the coding sequence ATGACTGCTAATCGTCGATTATTTACCTCAGAATCCGTTACTGAAGGCCACCCGGATAAAATCTGTGACCAAATCTCGGATGCTATATTAGATGAAATCCTGTCCAAGGATCCAAATGCCCGTGTTGCTTGTGAGACAACAGTGACCACAGGGCTAGTGCTTGTCGCAGGTGAAATCACGACAAGTGCTTATGTTGATATTCAAAGTATCGTGCGCAACACGATCAAAGAAATTGGTTATACCCGTGCAAAATACGGCTTTGATGCTGATACGTGTGCTGTTTTAACAGCAATCGATGAGCAATCCCCTGATATTGCAGGCGGAGTCAATCAAGCATTGGAAGCTCGCGAAGGGCATATGTCAGACGAAGAGATTGATGCAATTGGTGCTGGCGACCAAGGATTAATGTTTGGTTATGCCAGCAATGAAACGCCTGAATTTATGCCGCTTCCTATTTCGCTTGCTCACCGCCTTTCCAAGCAATTGGCTAAGGTGCGGAAAGATGAGGTTGTGGACTACTTGCGTCCAGATGGTAAAACACAAGTAACAGTAGAATACGATGAAAATAATCAGCCGGTGCGGATTGATACCATCGTCATTTCCACACAGCACCACCCAGAAGCAGAACAGGCGCAGATTCATGCTGACTTAAAAGAGCTTGTCATCAAGCCTGTTGTTCCTGCTGAATTGCTGGATGAAGATACAAAATACATTATTAACCCGACAGGACGTTTCGTTATTGGGGGTCCTCAAGGTGATGCTGGTTTGACTGGCCGTAAGATTATCGTCGACACGTACGGTGGCTATGCACGTCACGGAGGCGGTGCTTTCAGCGGAAAAGATGCTACAAAAGTGGATCGTTCCGGAGCTTATGCAGCGCGTTATGTGGCGAAAAATATCGTCGCAGCTGGTCTTGCAGATAAATGTGAAGTACAGCTTGCGTATGCAATTGGTGTTGCTGAACCGGTTTCTATCAGTATTGATACATTCGGAACAGGCAAACAAACGCAAGAAGCTTTGGTGAATGCAGTACGCGATCTATTTGATTTACGTCCAGCTGGTATCATCAAGATGCTGAACCTGCGTCAGCCAATCTACAAAGATACAGCTGCGTACGGTCATTTTGGACGCACAGACAAAAACTTCCCTTGGGAGCAGACAGACAGAGCAGCACAGCTGAAAAGCTATACATTCGCATAA
- the menC gene encoding o-succinylbenzoate synthase, translating to MQIRSYRLFHYTLPLKQPFTTHAGAIQEREGIILELQDTDGRIGYGEGVAFAVPFYTSETVASSWMLLQRSLLPFLFESQITHPTDIPGLFAGIVGNQMAKAAVEGAVWDLYAKQQNKSLASCIGGTQTKAKAGAVISLSDNLEQTIEMVHQQGFERAKLKVEKYKERQAIERVMQIDDSLSLMIDGNGMYKQADIPLLADLDSLELQMIEQPFAPGDVVLHQRLQKQMKTPICLDETVESWEDAWQALELQACRTINIKIGRVGGMTAAIRIHDLCQQAGLPVWCGGMVESGISKAHNLALASLPGFTIPGDLSGSDRHFTRDILQQPLRVEKGSIAIPDGPGIGVEVDAEYLAYVSRDIVQGG from the coding sequence ATGCAGATAAGAAGTTATCGGTTATTCCACTACACGCTGCCGCTGAAACAGCCGTTCACCACACATGCTGGTGCAATACAGGAACGAGAAGGAATTATTTTAGAGCTGCAAGATACAGATGGGCGTATCGGCTATGGAGAAGGAGTGGCTTTTGCGGTTCCTTTCTATACGAGCGAGACAGTCGCGTCCAGCTGGATGCTTCTGCAGCGTTCGCTGCTTCCGTTTCTATTCGAGAGTCAGATAACGCATCCGACGGATATTCCGGGGCTGTTTGCTGGCATTGTTGGCAATCAAATGGCCAAGGCGGCGGTAGAAGGTGCCGTATGGGATTTGTATGCAAAACAGCAAAATAAGAGTCTTGCTTCCTGTATTGGCGGGACGCAAACGAAAGCGAAAGCTGGAGCTGTGATTAGTCTTTCGGATAACTTGGAGCAGACGATTGAAATGGTCCATCAACAAGGATTTGAACGCGCAAAGCTGAAGGTGGAGAAATATAAAGAGCGGCAGGCGATCGAACGAGTGATGCAAATCGATGATAGCTTGTCACTCATGATTGATGGAAATGGTATGTATAAGCAAGCTGACATACCATTGCTTGCCGACCTGGACAGTTTAGAGCTGCAGATGATTGAGCAGCCGTTTGCACCAGGAGATGTGGTGCTGCATCAGCGGCTGCAAAAGCAGATGAAAACACCTATCTGCCTAGATGAAACTGTGGAAAGCTGGGAAGATGCTTGGCAGGCGTTGGAACTGCAAGCTTGCCGAACGATCAATATTAAAATTGGACGCGTTGGCGGAATGACCGCAGCAATTCGCATTCATGATCTTTGTCAGCAAGCCGGCTTGCCTGTTTGGTGTGGCGGGATGGTCGAATCAGGAATTTCCAAGGCGCATAATCTTGCGCTCGCATCACTGCCTGGTTTCACAATTCCGGGAGATTTATCTGGCTCTGACAGACACTTTACGCGTGACATACTGCAGCAGCCACTTCGTGTGGAAAAAGGCAGTATCGCCATTCCAGACGGTCCGGGAATAGGTGTTGAGGTGGACGCAGAATATTTAGCTTATGTCTCTCGTGACATCGTACAAGGCGGATAG
- a CDS encoding YqaE/Pmp3 family membrane protein: MMYILAILLPPVAVLFTGKPFKALLNLALTLLFFVPGAVHAALVVKDHKDRKKFA, from the coding sequence TTGATGTATATATTAGCAATTCTATTACCGCCAGTAGCCGTGTTATTTACCGGCAAACCGTTCAAAGCATTGCTGAATTTAGCTTTAACACTGCTATTTTTCGTCCCAGGTGCAGTACATGCTGCCCTTGTTGTAAAGGACCATAAAGACCGCAAAAAGTTTGCCTAA